The sequence below is a genomic window from Candidatus Methanoplasma termitum.
ATGTGGTCATGTCCTCTGTCGGGCATACCACTTCGAGGTCCAGCTGCTTTTTCGAGTCGGCCTCTATTAACGTTACCTCTCTCTTTTCGCCATTGGGGTCGCACCCGACCAAGTAACCGGCGATCTCCTCGATGGGCGCCAATGTGGCGGAGAGCCCTATCCTTGTAAAGTCGGTCTCGCAATGGTCTCTGAGGCGCTCCAGGGTCAGGGATAGGAATGCGCCTCTTTTTGAGTCGCAAATGTCGTGTATTTCATCTAAGATCAGCCATTCGACCTTCTTGAAGCTCTCCTTGAACTTCGGTGCGGCGAGAATAAGCGCAAGCGACTCCGGGGTTGTTATAAGAATGTGTGGCGGGTGCTTGACCATCTTCTGTCTTTCGTTCTGAGGTGTATCGCCGGACCTTACGGCGACCCTGATGTTGGGAACTTTCATGCCGTGCGCCGCCGCTACATCTCTCATCTCGGCGAGAGGAGTGTTCAGATTCCTGTTGACATCGTTTGCCAGAGCTTTAAGCGGAGATATGTAGATGCAGTAGATCCTTTCCTCGAGTTTTCCTTCCGCCGCATACTTAGAAAGCTCATTGATGATGCTTGTGAATGCTGTGAGGGTCTTGCCTGAACCTGTCGGCGATGATACCAATACATTCTTCCTTTGATGTATTACCGGTATCGCTTTCGCCTGCGGCTCGGTAAGGGTGTCGAATTTTTCTCTGAACCACGTTGCAATGAGCGGTTCCATGAGACCCATTACCTCCTCCATCGGGTATGCTTTAGTGACCTTCTCCAATATTATTCACCGTAAATTTCTTACCATTACAATCAGGAGGTATTTAAGAGGTCTGTACAGCAACCACTTCCGGAGCCCTTTTTACCGCGAAAATATATTAAATGCAGTTGACCATTAAAAGGCGATGAGGTATAAGCTTCTGTTAGTGTTGGTCGCAGTATCGGTCCTGGTTCCGCTTACATCTTTCGTGTCGGACGGCGCAGACAACGTCAACGCCTCGAACTACTACATCGAGGGGTATTTAGCGGATACGCTTGGCAGGCCGCTCGACAACGTAACAATCGTTGTAACAGACGCTTCCAGCACTCAGTACCCGGGCACATATGACTCGGAAACGGGATTCTTCAGCGTCGGCGTCGCAGTGAACACCGGCCTCTCGATATCTTTCACGGCATATGGATACACCGCGATATCCTGCATGAGTTGTCCGAAGCAGCAAAACGGCAGCTTTATCCTTAATCTGACAAAGGACAATTACAACAGTGCCAATCACACATACACAATAACCGGCTACATTTCAGAAGGACTTTATGTGATAATGAGCGCCACGGACGGATGGGTCGGCGGTCGCGTCTCTTATGTCAACGGTCCGGTGAAAGATGCCACTGTTACTCTGACGCCTACATCCGGAGGGAGCGATATCACAGTCTCCACAAATGATAACGGAGATTATCTGACATCTTGTCCGACCGGAACGTACAATGTGAGTGCCGGCAGACAAGGTTTCATAACGAGCGGAAACTACACCATAACAGTAAAAAACAATAATACCGAACAAGTCCCGCTGGTGCAGAACATTGTCTTAGATAAAGCCGACTCGACTACGCACACCGGGGTGGATGTGGCCCATTTATTGATGTTGATCGGAGTCATTGTAGGCATTTTGATGGCGGTTGCCGCGTGGCTCCTCAGCAGACGCGTGAACGAACCGAACAGGCTCGAAATAATCGATGATAATGAGGATAATGAAGAGCTCAGAGGCCTCTGATCAATTTCGACCTGACATTCTCATAAAGACTGTTGCCTTTTGAGTCCACTGCGACAATCAAAGGCCCCATTCTCTCTACTCTGAAAAACCACAACGCTTCTGCCATTCCGAGGTCCGCCCATTCAACGCCGCGAACTTCTTTCACGGCCTCTGCAAGAGATACGGCCGTTCCTCCGACCGCGGCGAGATAAACGCACCCCGCCTCACGCATTGCGTCTCCGACCTCCTTGGACATTCCTCCCTTACCGATTATCGCTCTGATATTGAATTTCCTTATCATATCTGGCTCTAAAGAATTCATCCTTGCGCTTGTAGTGGGGCCTGCTGCCAAGACCTTCCATCCTTTGCCTTCGTTCACAATTATCGGGCCACAGTGATACAGTACCGAATTATCGATCTCTTTCGGAATTGACCCTTTCTTATGCAGATACTCCATTGCCCTGATGTGGACTTCGTCCCGCCCGGTTATAACATCACCTGTCAGATGGATGGTCTCACCGATCCTGAGGCTCCTTACGGCATTCTCACTGAGGGGGGTTCTTAGTTCCATCAGAGATCAACTCCTTGGCTGTACTCGACATTTGTGTCG
It includes:
- a CDS encoding carboxypeptidase-like regulatory domain-containing protein, with the translated sequence MRYKLLLVLVAVSVLVPLTSFVSDGADNVNASNYYIEGYLADTLGRPLDNVTIVVTDASSTQYPGTYDSETGFFSVGVAVNTGLSISFTAYGYTAISCMSCPKQQNGSFILNLTKDNYNSANHTYTITGYISEGLYVIMSATDGWVGGRVSYVNGPVKDATVTLTPTSGGSDITVSTNDNGDYLTSCPTGTYNVSAGRQGFITSGNYTITVKNNNTEQVPLVQNIVLDKADSTTHTGVDVAHLLMLIGVIVGILMAVAAWLLSRRVNEPNRLEIIDDNEDNEELRGL
- a CDS encoding FumA C-terminus/TtdB family hydratase beta subunit, which translates into the protein MELRTPLSENAVRSLRIGETIHLTGDVITGRDEVHIRAMEYLHKKGSIPKEIDNSVLYHCGPIIVNEGKGWKVLAAGPTTSARMNSLEPDMIRKFNIRAIIGKGGMSKEVGDAMREAGCVYLAAVGGTAVSLAEAVKEVRGVEWADLGMAEALWFFRVERMGPLIVAVDSKGNSLYENVRSKLIRGL